The Triticum urartu cultivar G1812 chromosome 5, Tu2.1, whole genome shotgun sequence genome contains the following window.
gagtacgtaccttgacaagatattgaagaagttcaaaatggatcagtcaaagaaggggttcttgcctatattgcaaggtacgagattgagcacggctcaatgcccgaccacggcagaagatagagaaaagatgagtgtcgtcccctatgcctcggccatagggtctatcatgtatgctatgctgtgtaccagacctgatgtaaaccttgccgtgagtttggtaggaaggtaccaaagtaatcccggcatggaacactggacagcgatcaagaatatcctgaagtacctgaaaaggactaaggaaatgtttctcgtttatggaggtgatgaagagctcgtcgtaaagggttacgtcgatgctagcttcgacacagatctggatgactctaagtcacaaaccggatacgtgtatatttcgaatggtggggcagtaaggtggtgcagttgcaagcaaagcgttgtggcgggatctacatgtgaagcggagtacatggcagcctcggaggcagcacaagaagcagtctgggtgaaggagttcattaccgacctaggagtcatacacaatgcgtcgggccccatgaccctcttctatgacaacactggagctattgcccttgccaaggagcccaggtttcacaggaagaccaggcatatcaagcgtcgcttcaactccattcgtgaaagtgttcaaaatggagacatagagatttgtaaagtacatacggacctgaatgtagcagatccgttgactaaacctctccctagagcaaaacatgatcaacactagaactgcatgggtgttcgattcatcacaatgtaactagaatattgactctagtgcaagtgggagactgttggaaatatgccctagaggcaataataaaatggttattattatatttttttgttcatgataattgtctattgttcatgctataattgtgtatccggaaatcgtaatacatgtgtgaatacatagaccacaacacgtccctagtgagcctctagttgactagctcgttgatcaaaggatagtcatggtttcctgactatggacattagatgtcattgataacgggatcacatcattaggagaatgatgtgatggacaagacccaatcctaagcttaactcaaagatcgtgtagttcgtttgctgtagcttttctgaatgtcaagtatcatttccttagaccatgagattgtgcaactcccggttaccgtaggagtgccttgggtgtgccaaacgtcacaacgtaactgggtgactataaaggtacattacaggtatctccgaaagtgtctgttgggttggcacgaattcgagactggatttgtcactccgtatgacgggaGAGTCTctggcccactcagtaatgcatcatcataatgagctcaatgtgatcaattggttgatcacgggatcatgcattacggtacgagtaaagtgacttgccggtaacgtgactgaacaaggtattgggataccgacgatcgagtctcgggcaagtaacgtaccgattgacaaagggaacgatcgagtctcgggcaagtaacgtaccgattgacaaagggaattgtatacggattgattgatcctcgacatcgtggttcatctgatgagatcatcatggagcatgtgggagccaacatgggtatccagatcccgctgttggttattgaccggagagtcgtctcggtcatgtctgcatgtctcccgaacccgtagggtctacacacttaaggttcggtgacgctagggttgttaggaagacttgtatgtgattaccgaatgttgttcggagtcccggatgagatcccggacgtcacgaggagttccggaatggtccggaggtaaagatttatatatgggaagttgtcatatggtcgccggaaagtttcgggggcatatcggtattgtaccggggccaccggaggggttccgggggtccaccgggagggtccacctcttccggagggccttatgggctgtatggagaagggaaccagcccaagtgggctggggcgccacacccccctagggcccatgcgcctaggttgggggaaaccctaaaggggggccccccttgcttggggggcaagccccctccccttggccgcccccctctagatctcatctagagggggccggtgttggggaacgtagtaatttcaaaaaatatcctacgcacacacaagatcatgtgatgcatagcaacgaggggggagagtgttgtctacgtacccaacgcagaccgactgcggaagcgatgaaccgacgtagaggaagtagtcgtacgtcttcacgatccaaccgatcaagcaccgaaactacggcacctccgagttcgagcacacgttcagctcgatgacgatccccggactccgatccagcaaagtgtcggggtagagttccgtcagcacgacggcgtggtgacgatcttgatgaactacagcagcagggctttgcctaaactccgctacagtattatcgaggaatatggtggcagggggcaccgcacacggctaaggaatagatcacgtggatcaacttatgtgtattggggtgccccctgcctccgtatataaaggagccaaaggggagggctggccggccaaggaggagggcgcaggaggagtcctactcctaccgggagtaggactcccccctatcctattccaactaggattcccaagggggaaagagggagaggggtggccggccacctctcctagtcctaatactactaggggaaggggggaggcgcgcagcccttatgggcagccctttcacctttccactaaggcccaataaggcccatatgactcccggggggttccggtaacctcccggtaatccggtaaaatcccgatttcacccggaacacttccgatatccaaatataggcttccaatatatcaatctttacgtctcgaccatttcgagactcctcgtcatgtccgtgatcacatccgggactccgaacaacctttggtacatcaaaatgcataaactcataatatcactgtcatcgtaaccttaagcgtgcggaccctacgggttcgagaacgatgtagacatgaccgagacacgtctctggtcaataaccaatagcggtacctggatgcccatattggctcctacatattctacgaagatctttatcggtcagaccgcataacaacatacgttgttccctttgtcatcggtatgttacttgcccgagattcgatcgtcggtatccaatacctagttcaatctcgttaccggcaagtctctttactcgttctgtaatacatcatctcgcaactaactcattagttgcaatgcttgcaaggcttatgtgatgtgcattaccgagagggcccagagatacctttccgacaatcggagtgacaaatcctaatctcgaaatacgccaacccaacatctacctttggagacacctgtaatgctcctttataatcacccagttacgttgtgacgtttggtagcacccaaagtgttcctccggtaaatgggagttgcataatctcatagtcataggaacatgtataagtcatgaagaaagcaatagcaacatactaaacgatcgggtgctaagctaatggaatgggtcatgtcaatcaggtcattcaactaatgatgtgacctcgttaatcaaataacaactcctttgtctatggttaggaaatataaccatctttgattaacgagctagtctagtagaggcatactagtgacactctgtttgtctatgtattcacacatgtattatgtttccggttaatacagttctagcatgaataataaaaatttatcatgatataaggaaataaataataactttattattgcctctagggcatatttccttcagccggcccccttcccctttcccctataaatagaggggtgaggggagggctgcagacaacatccaaggcgcagcccctccctcccgtgacactcctccgtctccctgcgcttggcgaagccctgccgagatcaccgttgcttccaccatcacgccgtcgtgctgctggatcttcatcaacctctccttcccccttgctggatcaagaaggaggagacgtctcccaaccgtacgtgtgttgaacgcggaggtgttgtccgttcggcacttggtcatcggtgatttggatcacgtcgagtacgactccatcaaccccgttctcttgaacgcttccgcgcgcgatctacaagggtatgtagatgcacttctctctccctcgttgctagatgactccatagattgatcttggtgatgcatagaaaattttaaaattctgctacgttccccaacaccaagCTCTCAGTAGAGCCATTCGGTGCGGCAAAGCTTGCGAGGTGCCACTATCAAGGCCCAAATCCGCCGACCCAGGATACCCTGGTTCTCATTGGGCCGACAGTAGCCCTTGGGCCCATGTCCTGCCCACGATCATGCGTCGGTCGCATTTACTTCAGTTATAATTAAGTTTGTAGAAAGTGGAAACGTCCCCTCAATCTTCGCACCATGTCCACGGCACCGTTTCTACGAGTGAGGGTAGTGGGGCGCCGCGCCTCGATTTGCAGGCGGGTGCCGCTCCATCTGCCTTGATTCATTTTGATCTAAACGAACACACACGAACCATTCGGGTCGGCATGTTAAAGTTTCCCTGACAGAGCTCCCCGCTTGTTTCATTTCATCACTAAAAAAAAAGAGAGCTCCCCGCTAGTTTCATTTCATCACTGAAAAAAAAGAGAGCTCCCCGCTAGTACCTCACTCGGAAAAAAAAGAGAGCCCCCCACTAGTACCTTACGCAGACCGACTTCATCGTCTTCCTCGGAACGCCGCCGCCGAAGTGCGCCTCGAGGTAAACTCGTCCCTCTCCCTCCCgactcctccccccacccccaccccccggCTCTACTATAACGTGGATTACAGCAATCCATCTGGGCCTCGGTTCCTCTGGTTCGTGGCGAACCCTATCCTGCTTGGACTGTTACGCCTCGTTTGATATTAGGGGTTTGAAGGGGATTATCCCCGCGCGGGCCGtaaccgccgccgcccgcgggcGTCGTCCTCCGGAACCATGGTGTTCTTCCCCCAAGGAAATTTCTCTACTCCCATCCCCTCTCTGCGAACCTGTGAAACCCTAGGGCCACCCCGTCTCTCACCTAGTGTTCCTGTTAAGTCAGCCATGGTGTGTTTCAGAGAGGGATTTAGCTTGTTCTTTTGCTTTGCCTCGCTATGTAATCGCAGGCGGAGAGGTAGCACCTTGCTGCCCATGTCTTCTGAATCATCTAGTTTCCAACTGAAGTATTGTTAAAGATCCACTGGATTCTGTGTCTGTTTAATTGTATGGGCACTTGTATGAGTGCTGAGAAAATATCCAGAGAAATGCCTTTTGTTAAAAATTTCGTGACTGGGCTGCAGCTCGATGTCAATTGAGCTCATGTGCAGGCTCTTGCTTCCTTGATTGCGTACAACAGCTTTTGATGGCCTTGATGTGCAGGTTCTTATGGTCTCTCACTTCCTCCGGGAAACCTCTCAAAATATTTATCCGATTCATCCAGTTTGCTGCGGATTTGGGGCCCTAAAACCAGTTAATTCATTTCCTGAAATCCGGCTGTGGTTTAGCTGAACCTGCACCCCCCAAACGTTTGGTCCGCCCCGCGCAATGATCGATGAGTTCGTCATCGCGTTTCTGTCGCTTAGATTTAGTTTCATTTTGGGGATTGTACTCGGTGGTCGGTTGATTTTGTGTGCATCTTATAGTACACCACGTCTACCTTTTGACACCCTTGTCAATGTTTAGCAAGATAGGTAGGGGTTCATACATGTGTGTAGTTTATCCGTTTCGCAGGTGAAGGAATCATTTTTAAAGATCTGATTTGATGCTTGTTCTGCTTCACTTTCCAAGAATATGGGGTTCTGAATTTCAGTTCAGGAGGCAATCTGACTTGTGAAATGGACCTTTGTGGTCCGGTGATTCATGCTTGCAGGAATTTCAGAGGAAGGAGGAGCCAAGTGTTGATCGGAGATGAATGCCCCTGACCGCTATGAACGCTTCGTCGTGCCTGAGGGCACAAAGAAGTGAGTCTACTCTACCTCCACAccgttctcaaacttttttctAGAAAATGCTTCAATTGTGTTTTGTCAGGTATAGATTTTTGTCAAAAAAGAAGCAGCTGTGGGATATAACTTTCTTAAAATAATTAAACATTTCATTTCTGTCGTTAATAACCATATTGCCCCCGTTCATGTCATTCTTTTGGCATGTAGAGAGTAGTTGTGAAAATAATCTGATGCTATAAACCTTTTTTTACTATTGTTACCAATTAGGGCTCGTGGTAGTCTCTACCGGCTGCTCTATCACTTAAAGTTTATGGATGTAATCCTTACTATTTTGTAATGCAGGGTGTCATTTGAGAAGGATACAAAGATCATGAATGCTGCATCTTTCACTATTGAACGTGAGGACCACACCATCGGCAACATCCTCCGCATGTATGTGTAGAAAACTGTGTGCCTTTTTGTCCTTGGTGGTTATTTTCATCAGTTCACACCTTCTAATTTTCTTCTATATCTATGAGATTCTGCAGGCAGCTGCACAGGGACCCAAATGTTCACTTCGCTGGCTATAAGCTCCCTCACCCCCTTCAGTACAAGATCATTGTCAGGGTAGGGGGCATATTTATGGATGTTCTATTCCTTCGTCAGATTAGAGTTTGCTAGTCTCATGTTTTATTATGTGGGCAGATCCATACTGCAAGCCAGTCCTCCCCAACGCAGGCATATACCCAGGCAATCAATGATCTAGACAAGGAGCTTGAGAACCTGAAGCAAGCTTTTGAGGTCTGTTTCTTGTGCGTAGTTCAATAATTAGTTACTCCTGGTGGCCTATGGCGTGCCATTAGTCCAATATGACACTGACTAGTGCGGGCCTGTATAAAAGCTAGTGCCTTTGCTATTAAATTTGCATTTTCATGACCAGTTCTCTGATAGCTTGATTTGAGACTTATGGAGTTGTTTATGTTGATTTTACGCAATGAAGTTGATGAAATGAGCGTTATTTATTTTTCATGCTGCTGTACTGAGATAACTGTGATGCAGCATAATTTGTTTTATTGCACTTTCTTTGGAATAATGTCCAAGCAAATGTGTTGCTTTTAGTTTCTACTTTCTCTCGTCAAATGAGTAGTCTTGGAAGCAAAACACAAATTAAATAGTGTTGATATTTTACTGTAGCTTTCTGGCATGGAACAACCATTCAGAAATAAGTACACATGTTTTGGGCAAATAATGTTCCTTTACACTAAGCTTCCTATACACACTGTCGATTGACTTGCTACACACAGTGCCACTAAGCATAAAATTATCTGTCTGAAAGTTGCACTTTACAACATATGAAACTAAGGTTGCGGGTCTAGAAATTCCCTGAATATTTTTGTTGCAAATCGTCTTGCTTCAAGCTAACCTCTTGATCACACAGCAATCCAGAGCATGCTGGTACTTTGTTCTTTGCTGTGTAATAACACAAATAGCAATCATGTTCTACTTTATGAACTGGACATGAACTAGCTTCTGTAAAAGATTACGAATTCATTCATTCCCAATGGCCAATACTATATTTTGTTCTTTTGTAATGAGAACAATAGACCACTCTATTAGTATAATTTCAAGAATTTGTTATGGCTGAAGGTGTATCTTTAGTTTGCACATGTAGCATAACCTTTTATGCTACTCCCTGGAGCTACATCTTCCTTTCCATAAACATCAGTATCATCTTTAGTTTCCCAGGTTGCTTCACCTTTTCTGACCTACTGTTTTACTAAATAGAGGCAAATTTTGTCTGTCTGTGAGCAATTGCACTACCTTCCAGTTTGTTTTTTATGGTGGCATAAAACAAGGAATAATACATATATAATGGAAACTTTCTTAAATTACTGTTAGTTTTATAGAACTGTGTCATTCTGAAGGATTTGAGTCTGGAAAAATGTCTGACTCGAGTGCTTTAATAGTTTCTGACATGGCCATTCCATTTTTTATCCAAACAGTTGTCACTTTTGgagaacatttttgtttcaaaaTATGTGATGACTGCTAAATAAGGGCAACAATGCCCAGTTGAACTTATTTGGTAGTGATGATTGATGACTTCATGTTGTGCAACTCGAGAAAGTTATTATATATTTATGTTAGGGGACACTTACGGATGGTAGACTAGATGTGATTTGCTACTTTTATTTGTATCTTCAGCAAAGTTTGCATCGTTAGTAGACTATTTTTCTACTGACAAGCAGAACTTTAG
Protein-coding sequences here:
- the LOC125509791 gene encoding DNA-directed RNA polymerases II, IV and V subunit 11-like; this encodes MNAPDRYERFVVPEGTKKVSFEKDTKIMNAASFTIEREDHTIGNILRMQLHRDPNVHFAGYKLPHPLQYKIIVRIHTASQSSPTQAYTQAINDLDKELENLKQAFEDEKTRFEERMKQGY